A window of the Hordeum vulgare subsp. vulgare chromosome 5H, MorexV3_pseudomolecules_assembly, whole genome shotgun sequence genome harbors these coding sequences:
- the LOC123400039 gene encoding RING-H2 finger protein ATL29-like, which produces MAASRKRAFASVLFITANASCAAAQTPGGPGSDNSMSFSDVMAVSFFMAIFFPVLVVLLAFACLRLFRPPPDDPPATENSWSEWPRPRHKEGLDAAEIAALPLVSYRDVKQHRASDGRIDPLECAVCLLEFDDDDSLRLLPTCPHAFHPQCIGLWLEKHVTCPLCRASVLDPPPPPAPEQELETPAPPDSPPARDHETVVLIEDDPSRNIEEEEDRTGILARTRREAGREALPRSNSTGHERCGGMERFAPRLPEHVRLEILVSHRLRHVTSAVASVRVREGSAHDPAAGGNSVRSAVARLFSLFAPGDGWSRDVDDKSAGLPRRRRDDSTRGAGAGEDKRNH; this is translated from the coding sequence ATGGCCGCCTCCCGCAAGCGTGCCTTCGCCTCCGTCCTTTTCATCACGGCGAACGCTTCCTGCGCAGCAGCGCAGACGCCGGGAGGCCCGGGATCGGACAACTCAATGAGTTTCTCCGACGTGATGGCCGTCTCCTTCTTCATGGCCATTTTCTTCCCCGTCTTGGTCGTCCTCCTTGCGTTTGCCTGCCTCCGCCTCTTCCGGCCGCCGCCAGACGACCCCCCAGCCACCGAGAACTCTTGGTCGGAGTGGCCGCGCCCGCGCCACAAGGAGGGCCTAGACGCCGCCGAGATCGCGGCGCTGCCGCTGGTGTCCTACCGTGACGTCAAGCAGCACCGGGCCAGCGACGGCCGGATCGACCCGCTGGAGTGCGCGGTTTGCCTGCTGGagttcgacgacgacgacagcctgCGGCTCCTCCCGACGTGCCCGCACGCGTTCCATCCGCAGTGCATAGGCCTCTGGCTCGAGAAGCACGTCACGTGCCCGCTCTGCCGCGCCAGCGTCCTCGACCCGCCACCGCCACCGGCGCCAGAGCAGGAGCTGGAAACGCCGGCGCCACCCGACTCGCCGCCTGCTCGCGATCACGAGACGGTGGTCCTTATCGAAGACGACCCCAGCCGCAacattgaggaggaggaagacaggaCCGGGATCCTTGCGAGGACGCGGCGCGAGGCCGGGCGTGAGGCGCTGCCGCGGTCCAACTCGACGGGGCACGAGCGCTGCGGCGGGATGGAGCGGTTCGCGCCGCGGCTGCCGGAGCATGTTCGCCTCGAGATCCTGGTGTCGCACAGGCTGAGGCACGTGACGAGCGCGGTCGCGTCCGTGCGCGTGAGGGAGGGGAGCGCCCACGACCCGGCTGCCGGCGGGAATTCAGTACGGAGCGCCGTGGCGAGGCTGTTCTCGCTTTTCGCGCCAGGAGATGGGTGGAGTCGCGACGTCGATGACAAGTCCGCGGGGTTGCCTCGCCGGCGGCGCGATGACTCTACGCGGGGAGCCGGAGCAGGAGAGGACAAGAGAAACCATTGA